TCGCTTGCTGATTGCATGGGCTGTGTCATGGCTCGCAAGGCTGTATCTTGGGGCAGGGGTCATTGTCGATGTTTTGTTCTGGTACCTCGTCAAGTTGGCGTTGCTTCCGCCGCAGGTTGTGGAGATCTTGAAGCGGGTTCAGGCCGAGGGACAGTGAGCAAAAAATATGTGGCTGCAATTTGAAGAAATGAGGTTTTGTGGCGCGAAGATTAATTCATAGGGGTAGCGGATGCTAAGCCAAAGTCTTCCGAATCGTGACAGGATGCTTTATGGGTATAGACAGCTTGTTATCAATCTGTCCAAGACGTTTGATTCCAGTATGTGCCTGGCCATGTACGGGCGGCCGATGTCAGTGTGCTAAATGCAGAGAACATTCCACTCTTTGTTCAAATTTCAGAACGATACACAGCAAACGCAGTGTTCAGCCTGCTGTCTCCCATAAGTTCAGCTCATTGACCTGCTTCGGTATCATGACAATCATCTGTCTCACCATCAGCAATGGCAGAGAACAATAACATGAACGACAATGACAACGGCCACGGCGACGAAAACATCCAACCACCCCAAGACCCTTTCGAAGCCCAGCAAGCAGAGCAACTGCAGCAACAGGTCCAACAGGCAGATAGGGCAGCAGACATGCTGCGCGGCGTCACAATATCCGCAGCTATAAGCATCCTGTGCGACGCCATCTGGCCAGAAGTGACGCGCAAACTATGGCTGGAGTGATCATGCTCGCTATGACAGCATACGGCAATGGCCTTTGGCGCTTCGCCGATGCCGAAGAACTGATAGCTATGGACGACCAAACTTTCTTTAGTTACATGGTGGCAATAATTGTGGTGGGAGTGGTGTCTCTTCGGCTAGCGTGGAACCCTCATGCTGCGGTCTGTTTGCTGTCGGGTTGGGTGGCTCTGATGTGGATAGCTATTGCTTGGATCGGGCAGGGTGGTGTTAGATGGCTGTGGAGCCGTTGATCTCCTCAGAGTCATGAGGAGCGAGAGGTGAATGTAGCTGTGCTTCGAAGTTCAGAGGGTATCAAGGTATCAGTTGCCTACGTACAATTCGTACCCAGTCGGCAAATACGGATTGTCAAACTCAATGTGCGTCTCATAGTATGCATCCTGGACCAGTGGCGAACTCGCATTCAAAGACCTCTCGGGCCACACATTCAACTCCATCTCCCAGAACTTGACGCTCCTCACAATGTTACTCCCATCATGACTGACGAGCGCAGCCCCAAGGGCATCTGCTCTAGATGGATAAATCCGGGAAGTCATGGCAAAGCGGTCATTGACGAAGATCTCCGGCAGGCTGCCATCGACGAAGAAGTCCATCGTAATGTCTTCGGTAGTGCCGTTGGCATATGTGTACGGCTCGAAGTGTCCGACGAAAGTGGTTTTGATGAAGTTCGTGATCAGCGAGGACCGGCTGCGATCGAGCACGATGGAGGAGTTGGCTGAGTAGTAGCGGATCTCGGCGTACTCTTCTCGGTTTGGACTTGCGCGAACCTGGACGCCGATATAACTGTTGTTGTGAACAGCTGATGGCGGTGTGAAGGTCGTTTGCAGATGGAAGTGAGAGCTGTTTATGCTGTCGAAACCCGTTCTTCCGCTCAGATCCAATGCACTGGGCTTGAGGTCTTGCTCCTCGCCATGAATTGCCTCAACGACCTCAGAGAGCGGATGTTGAGCCACGGTGGTGACGGTATATGTCCTGTTATCAGAGCTTGCCTCCCAGATCTCGGGCCCGTCACATATACCGTCCTTTGGTGGAAGGACATTATGCGACTTCAGAATGTACAGCTCGCGCGGTAATCCCAGCGAGCCTTGGAAGCCTTGCTGGATCAAGCCAGTGTTGTTGAGATCTTCATCACTCCAACCCCAGACGACTCTGCGATCATTCTTCGAATCGTAGAATTGGTTCAGAGCATAGGCTTTGCCCCAGTCGAGAACACCAGAAGCCTGCACTTCGAATTCAGCGGAGCCATTAGCACGTCTGTGCACATCTCCGAGGACGAACAGCGACCAGTGCTCAAGCGGATGCCAGGTGTCGTTGTAACCTTCGGCGCCGAATGGAACGATCCACTTGGTAGTGTGACCATCGCCCCCGTACTTCACTTTCTCGACTTCATCGAAAAAGCCAGCTAGCTCAAAGTTGGCGCCATAGTTGCCAGTCTTTGTACGATCTCCACCCCAGGTGTAGTTGATTGGAGGCTCCCAGAGAGCACCTTCGAAAGTCCAGTTGGTGAGGTCGTGCGAGTTTGCCGAAAACAGCGGTATGCGCGGACCAACCTCGCGTATACCGCTACCCATCACCAGATACCATTTGCTTCCCTCTTCACGGCCCAGGATCTTGTCGAGCCTCGCGTTTGGCGCAAAGACAGGATCTCGCAGACCAGTAACATTCCAGCCACCAGGCTGTCCGTTGAGCCAGGGGTTGCCTTCCCACTTCTGCCAAGTAATACCACCGTCAGAGGATGTTGCAATGTTCTGGGTCTCGGTAGCATATGGCGGTCCAAGCTCGTAAGGCTTCTTCCAATTGTCCGGAAGCAGGACATCTCCTGAGTACATTAAGGTAAGATTGCCGTCCTGATCGCCATTGAGATTCGTAGCATAAGCGCCTCCAGAGAAAGCACCAAGCCAGTCATACGAAGGCACAGAATAGTTGCTAGGCTCAATCGCCACAAAACTACGATGATCCCATCCACCGACGTCGGTCCAGGTGATCAGATCCTTGGACGTGGCATGGCCCCAGCTTGTATTGCCAAAGTTGAGGTGCTGCGGAAAAGACTGGTAGAAGATGTGGTATGTGTCTCGATCAGGATCGTACATCGGACCGCACGGGTCGTTCATATGGCCATTCGGTGTCAAGACGGTAGGCGCCAGAACGGCGCTGCTCGTGCTTCCCTCAAACGCTGCCTGTTCATGACAAGTAATGCAAGTCAACAGACCGGTGTGAAGTATATCGGTATTTGGCGGCGTTTTAGCCCGAAGCAGTGTCGGACACTTTGCGGTGGTATTTGGAGCCTCTGTGCAGGATATCCCACGACTTGTCCCAGGACTGTGTACGGTTCTCTTGATCCGGCGACTTATATCGGAATCCCTCTTCTTGGGTATGGATCTGATTGATGCCTTCTCGACACCACCGCCGTGAAGTATTGACGGACTTTACAGCGGGATCCCATGTCTCGTTTCCAGGACTCTTGCTATTCGGCGTGGGTCTCTGGGAGCCAACGATGAGTATCCGACATGTTCGCGATGCCTTTGATCTCTGGTCCAAGTAAGCAAAGCAAAGCTGCGCGTCCGTGGAAGCAATATCGTGGCTGCGATCGAGGTCTCAGAGGCTGAGCCGTGTCTGGCACGCAACAGCGGTTGTAAGTAGCTCGCTGGCTTCCGAGTGCTGCTCGAAGATTCGCTTGATGAGCATGATGCGAAGCAAGAACAAATGTCAAGTGTTGTTGACCTCGTCGAGCATCCATCTGGAGGATTCCAAGACCCGAAGCCGAGCCAATGACATTGCACCACAGGAGTATCAAACATCGCAACGTCGTCACCGACAACAACATCATGGCAGTTCTAATGACGAGACCTCGCAATGGAAGCATCTATAAGACGCCAAGACCCGCCATGTGTGCTCAAAATGTATCCCGGCAACCACTTCTCAGTCTGCAGACATGCCACCTCTCAACATCTTGATCATCGGCTGCAGTGTTGCAGGACCTACATTAGCTACCTTTCTACTCCTGAGTCCGCTGCCGCCAGACCAGAAGCCGCATATCACCATTCTTGAGCGTTCTTCAGCCCCGAGGACAAACGGCCAGAACGTTGACATTCGAGGTGCCGGAGTTACGATTATTCGCAAACTGGGCCTGGAGTCTGTGATTCGTGACTCTACCACGGGTGAGGAGGGTGTGCAATGGGTGGGTGCAAGGAATCAGGTCTGGGCGTCCTTCGCTGCGGACAAGACTGGCAAGACACAGGGACCCACGGCCGACATTGACATCATGAGAGGACGACTGGCCGAGCTCATTTACAACCG
Above is a window of Fulvia fulva chromosome 6, complete sequence DNA encoding:
- a CDS encoding Beta-fructofuranosidase, soluble isoenzyme I; this encodes MNDPCGPMYDPDRDTYHIFYQSFPQHLNFGNTSWGHATSKDLITWTDVGGWDHRSFVAIEPSNYSVPSYDWLGAFSGGAYATNLNGDQDGNLTLMYSGDVLLPDNWKKPYELGPPYATETQNIATSSDGGITWQKWEGNPWLNGQPGGWNVTGLRDPVFAPNARLDKILGREEGSKWYLVMGSGIREVGPRIPLFSANSHDLTNWTFEGALWEPPINYTWGGDRTKTGNYGANFELAGFFDEVEKVKYGGDGHTTKWIVPFGAEGYNDTWHPLEHWSLFVLGDVHRRANGSAEFEVQASGVLDWGKAYALNQFYDSKNDRRVVWGWSDEDLNNTGLIQQGFQGSLGLPRELYILKSHNVLPPKDGICDGPEIWEASSDNRTYTVTTVAQHPLSEVVEAIHGEEQDLKPSALDLSGRTGFDSINSSHFHLQTTFTPPSAVHNNSYIGVQVRASPNREEYAEIRYYSANSSIVLDRSRSSLITNFIKTTFVGHFEPYTYANGTTEDITMDFFVDGSLPEIFVNDRFAMTSRIYPSRADALGAALVSHDGSNIVRSVKFWEMELNVWPERSLNASSPLVQDAYYETHIEFDNPYLPTGYELYVGN